The genomic region aaaatggcAATTCTTTTATGGGAAGGCGTTCCAAATGAAGTGCCTTTATGTTTTCCATCTCTCCTAATATTTCTGGAAAATACTCAAGACTGGAACAGTGAGAAAGTTCAAGTGTTTCAAGAGAGGTCAAGTTGAGAGGTGGAAAACTCGTAAGCTTCCTGCAACCAGCAGCATTCAATATTTTAAGTTTCTTCAGAAAACCAATTGACTCATCAACTGCAACTAAACTCTCACACCATTGAAATGAAAGTTCCCTTATGTTTTCCATCTCTCCTAATATTTCTGGCAAATACTCTAGACTGGAACAGTGAGAAAGTTCAAGTGTTTCAAGAGAGGTCAAGTTGAGAGGCGGAAAACTCGTAAGCTTCCTGCAACCAGCAGCATTCAATATTTTAAGTTTCTTCAGAAAACCAATTGACTCATCAACTGCAACTAAACTCTCACACCATTGAAATGAAAGTTCCCTTATGTTTTCCATCTTTCCTAATATTTCTGGCAAATACTCTAGACTGGAACAGTGAGAAAGTTCAAGTGTTTCAAGAGAGGTCAAGTTGAGAGGCGGAAAACTCGTAAGCTTCCTGCAACCAGCAGCATTCAATATTTTAAGTTTCTTCAGAAAACCAATTGACTCATCAACTGCAACTAAACTCTCACACCATTGAAATGAAAGTTCCCTCAAATTTGGAAGATCAGATACATCAGGTATCTGGGTTAAAAATTTGCACCAGTCAAAATTCAAAACTGTTAGATGCCCGAGCTTCtgcaaaggcaaaaaaaaagaaaaaagaaaagaaataagaaacaaatgaataaatttaattcatgGAATGAGGAAAATATACTCTTTAAACTTGCCTTCGATGAGCCATGCAATGAGGAAAATATACTCTTTAAACATGCCTTCGATGAGCCATGGAACTCAAATGACGTCATGGAACTGTCAGGTAAGTTGCATATAACAAGGTTGTTCGGATTAAAGTTAGATGGTAAACAATTTGAAGGATATCTGTGCCATTCCAGTACTCTCAAACCTTCTGGAAAATAACTGGGAGCTTTGGAAAATTTGCCATTTCtaataataagtattttaagGTTTTCCATCTTCATGAAGGCGTTTTCATTCCATTCCACTGTTTCTTCTTTCTCAGATATGGAGCAATCCAGACATATGATTTCAATTTTACTAGTTCCCTGCTAATGCAAAAAGGCACGAATCAACCACAATACAATTTGTGTGAAATATCAATTGACTCGCTTAGAGAAATTCACAAATTATCAAGAAAAAGTTAACCATGATGTAAATATgagatagacaaaaaaaaatcaactattcATGAGCTCACTCACCGTGTTGTGTTTTAAAACTTGAATTGTATCTTTTGGTGACCATAATCTCTTGCACTTCCAGGGCTCTTCTGGTGATCTCTGCCGCCCAATTTCTCTACCCATGTCCTGAATCAGGTCGTGCATTTCAACAGTATCACTATTAGAGCGCTTATGCTTTATGAGAGATTTTTCAACCAACACCGCAATATGATACTTGCAGTTACCATAAAGAGCACGGAGTATATCATCAACCTCTTTCCATTTATACCCTTTCAAGAAATAAGCAATATCAAGAAAAACATTCTTTTGTTCTTCCTCCAAAGCATCAAAGCTTACTTTTAGTATCTCTTGGATTTCATTACTGGGAATTCTTTTATAATGTTCCACAGCAGATTCCCATTCTGCTACAGTTTTTTCAAACAAGGCCGAGCCTATGACTTCCAAAGCCAATGGAAGGCCAGAAGCATAAGCTACTACACGATTCAAGACGTCCTCATAACTTGGatcaattttttctcttttaaaagcATTCCACTTAAGCAATTGAAGAGCAGCACTCTGATTCAAAACCTTCACCTCATAAGTTCTTTCAACCTCATGATATTTTAGAATATGTTTGTCCCGAGTGGTAATGATGACTCTGCTACCGGGACCAAACCAATCAGATCTTCTAACAAAAGCCTTTAATTGCTCGCGCTTGTTGACATCGTCTAAAATCAAGAGAACCTTCTTTCTTCGGAGCCTACTTTGTATCATTGAAGCTCCTTCTTGCCAACTTGTTAAGTTGATGTCCTTCTCACCaagtaattttgaaataatgatGCTTTGAAGGTGTTTTAAcccatgtttatttgattcttcTCTCACGTTTTCAAGAAAACAGGATTCATCAAATTGGAGAGCAATCAAATTATATACTGCCAGAGCAAGTGTTGTTTTTCCTAACCCGCCTATTCCATGGATCCCTATGATGTGGACACCATCATGGGATCCAACATCCAAAAGCTTCATTACCTCTGTCACTTGTGACTCTAGACCAACTTGATAATCCCCAACAGGTAAAGTAGCCCGACTAATCTTCCTAGAGAGCTCCTCAACAATACTCTCAATAAATTTGAATTCATATGCATCTCTGTTTCaagcaaacaaaaaaagttCTGATGAAGTCAGCCTAGAAGCCTTGCATCCATGTCTTGATAGGTACATTAATTGTCAAGATTAACAagcatttattttctctttatattttaCAAGTTAAATCAATAGACAAGTAAACCATAATCCAATAAAAAccataaagtaaaatatattagtatGATTGTATACCCATCTTCGAAATGATAGCCAGACAAGTCAGCTACTTGATGCAAAGCCGTCCTCCATTTCTGCAGCTTCTCCATCTTAGATTCGAACCTTTTCTCATGCTTAGCCATTGCTTCTCCATAACTACCTCGCTGGTGGCTGACATAATAAGGATCTACTTTGTAAAAGACCGGTATAACCAACAGCCCTTCACTCTTGTAGTCAAGGATGGTTACAAGTTCATCTAAACAAAATGAGGAATAAGCATAGTTTTCAGAAAGCACAGTAATAGCAATCCTGGACTCTTGAATTGCCTTGGAAAGTGCAGGTACTATTTTCTCTCCTCTCAGAAGCTCCAGCTCATAATTGAAAGTGTAGATTCCCCTGTCATGAAGAGCCTTGTAGAGATTGCCAGTAAAACCATGGCGCGTGTCTTCCCCTCTGAAGTTGAGGAACACATCGTATTTGGATGCAAGGGAACGTGTTGTAGCAGCcattattagaagaaaaaagtatAGTATGATAATGGTTGATATGGTGGGAGTGTAGAATCAGACTTGAACATATGGTAACAATGACATCGTACCGAAGTAGATAGCCTTGTGGAAAATATCtcgcttttttcttcttcttttctctctctctctcaaataaGTCAAAATC from Glycine soja cultivar W05 chromosome 16, ASM419377v2, whole genome shotgun sequence harbors:
- the LOC114390791 gene encoding TMV resistance protein N-like isoform X1; protein product: MAATTRSLASKYDVFLNFRGEDTRHGFTGNLYKALHDRGIYTFNYELELLRGEKIVPALSKAIQESRIAITVLSENYAYSSFCLDELVTILDYKSEGLLVIPVFYKVDPYYVSHQRGSYGEAMAKHEKRFESKMEKLQKWRTALHQVADLSGYHFEDGDAYEFKFIESIVEELSRKISRATLPVGDYQVGLESQVTEVMKLLDVGSHDGVHIIGIHGIGGLGKTTLALAVYNLIALQFDESCFLENVREESNKHGLKHLQSIIISKLLGEKDINLTSWQEGASMIQSRLRRKKVLLILDDVNKREQLKAFVRRSDWFGPGSRVIITTRDKHILKYHEVERTYEVKVLNQSAALQLLKWNAFKREKIDPSYEDVLNRVVAYASGLPLALEVIGSALFEKTVAEWESAVEHYKRIPSNEIQEILKVSFDALEEEQKNVFLDIAYFLKGYKWKEVDDILRALYGNCKYHIAVLVEKSLIKHKRSNSDTVEMHDLIQDMGREIGRQRSPEEPWKCKRLWSPKDTIQVLKHNTGTSKIEIICLDCSISEKEETVEWNENAFMKMENLKILIIRNGKFSKAPSYFPEGLRVLEWHRYPSNCLPSNFNPNNLVICNLPDSSMTSFEFHGSSKACLKSIFSSLHGSSKKLGHLTVLNFDWCKFLTQIPDVSDLPNLRELSFQWCESLVAVDESIGFLKKLKILNAAGCRKLTSFPPLNLTSLETLELSHCSSLEYLPEILGKMENIRELSFQWCESLVAVDESIGFLKKLKILNAAGCRKLTSFPPLNLTSLETLELSHCSSLEYLPEILGEMENIRELSFQWCESLVAVDESIGFLKKLKILNAAGCRKLTSFPPLNLTSLETLELSHCSSLEYFPEILGEMENIKALHLERLPIKELPFSFQNLIGLREITLRRCRIVRLRCSLAMMPNLFRFQIRNCNSWQWVESEAGEEKVEVRYPNVLDLESSASESPSLLQTIALGTRKFSVAFFLFFSCFLFYYFGLSCQKFT
- the LOC114390791 gene encoding TMV resistance protein N-like isoform X3, with product MAATTRSLASKYDVFLNFRGEDTRHGFTGNLYKALHDRGIYTFNYELELLRGEKIVPALSKAIQESRIAITVLSENYAYSSFCLDELVTILDYKSEGLLVIPVFYKVDPYYVSHQRGSYGEAMAKHEKRFESKMEKLQKWRTALHQVADLSGYHFEDGDAYEFKFIESIVEELSRKISRATLPVGDYQVGLESQVTEVMKLLDVGSHDGVHIIGIHGIGGLGKTTLALAVYNLIALQFDESCFLENVREESNKHGLKHLQSIIISKLLGEKDINLTSWQEGASMIQSRLRRKKVLLILDDVNKREQLKAFVRRSDWFGPGSRVIITTRDKHILKYHEVERTYEVKVLNQSAALQLLKWNAFKREKIDPSYEDVLNRVVAYASGLPLALEVIGSALFEKTVAEWESAVEHYKRIPSNEIQEILKVSFDALEEEQKNVFLDIAYFLKGYKWKEVDDILRALYGNCKYHIAVLVEKSLIKHKRSNSDTVEMHDLIQDMGREIGRQRSPEEPWKCKRLWSPKDTIQVLKHNTGTSKIEIICLDCSISEKEETVEWNENAFMKMENLKILIIRNGKFSKAPSYFPEGLRVLEWHRYPSNCLPSNFNPNNLVICNLPDSSMTSFEFHGSSKACLKSIFSSLHGSSKKLGHLTVLNFDWCKFLTQIPDVSDLPNLRELSFQWCESLVAVDESIGFLKKLKILNAAGCRKLTSFPPLNLTSLETLELSHCSSLEYLPEILGEMENIRELSFQWCESLVAVDESIGFLKKLKILNAAGCRKLTSFPPLNLTSLETLELSHCSSLEYFPEILGEMENIKALHLERLPIKELPFSFQNLIGLREITLRRCRIVRLRCSLAMMPNLFRFQIRNCNSWQWVESEAGEEKVEVRYPNVLDLESSASESPSLLQTIALGTRKFSVAFFLFFSCFLFYYFGLSCQKFT
- the LOC114390791 gene encoding TMV resistance protein N-like isoform X2, giving the protein MAATTRSLASKYDVFLNFRGEDTRHGFTGNLYKALHDRGIYTFNYELELLRGEKIVPALSKAIQESRIAITVLSENYAYSSFCLDELVTILDYKSEGLLVIPVFYKVDPYYVSHQRGSYGEAMAKHEKRFESKMEKLQKWRTALHQVADLSGYHFEDGDAYEFKFIESIVEELSRKISRATLPVGDYQVGLESQVTEVMKLLDVGSHDGVHIIGIHGIGGLGKTTLALAVYNLIALQFDESCFLENVREESNKHGLKHLQSIIISKLLGEKDINLTSWQEGASMIQSRLRRKKVLLILDDVNKREQLKAFVRRSDWFGPGSRVIITTRDKHILKYHEVERTYEVKVLNQSAALQLLKWNAFKREKIDPSYEDVLNRVVAYASGLPLALEVIGSALFEKTVAEWESAVEHYKRIPSNEIQEILKVSFDALEEEQKNVFLDIAYFLKGYKWKEVDDILRALYGNCKYHIAVLVEKSLIKHKRSNSDTVEMHDLIQDMGREIGRQRSPEEPWKCKRLWSPKDTIQVLKHNTGTSKIEIICLDCSISEKEETVEWNENAFMKMENLKILIIRNGKFSKAPSYFPEGLRVLEWHRYPSNCLPSNFNPNNLVICNLPDSSMTSFEFHGSSKACLKSIFSSLHGSSKKLGHLTVLNFDWCKFLTQIPDVSDLPNLRELSFQWCESLVAVDESIGFLKKLKILNAAGCRKLTSFPPLNLTSLETLELSHCSSLEYLPEILGKMENIRELSFQWCESLVAVDESIGFLKKLKILNAAGCRKLTSFPPLNLTSLETLELSHCSSLEYLPEILGEMENIRELSFQWCESLVAVDESIGFLKKLKILNAAGCRKLTSFPPLNLTSLETLELSHCSSLEYFPEILGEMENIKALHLERLPIKELPFSFQNLIGLREITLRRCRIVRLRCSLAMMPNLFRFQIRNCNSWQWVESEAGEEKVPPCYKP